A genomic window from Streptomyces mirabilis includes:
- a CDS encoding universal stress protein, with translation MAEQQPSHRFERGTDGPKVIVVGVDGSDSSLRAASYAGGLARRQHSLLALVYVQPVMAAGAALGAPVAETTDQIAEDLVAQIRDATERVKDIFAVRWEFHTFRGDPYNGLVTAADELKADAVVVGASEQAGHRIIGSVAIRLVKAGRWPVTVVP, from the coding sequence GTGGCGGAACAGCAACCCTCGCACCGGTTCGAGCGTGGCACGGACGGTCCCAAGGTCATTGTCGTCGGCGTGGACGGCTCCGACTCGTCGCTGCGCGCTGCGTCCTACGCCGGCGGGCTGGCCAGGCGGCAGCACTCGCTGCTCGCCCTCGTGTACGTGCAGCCCGTCATGGCCGCCGGAGCGGCACTCGGGGCGCCGGTCGCCGAGACGACCGACCAGATCGCCGAGGACCTCGTCGCGCAGATCCGGGACGCCACCGAGCGGGTCAAGGACATATTCGCGGTGCGCTGGGAGTTCCACACCTTCCGCGGCGATCCCTACAACGGTCTGGTGACGGCCGCGGACGAGCTCAAGGCGGACGCCGTGGTGGTCGGTGCCTCCGAGCAGGCGGGGCACCGGATCATCGGGTCGGTGGCGATCCGGCTGGTGAAGGCGGGCCGCTGGCCGGTCACGGTCGTCCCCTAG
- a CDS encoding CapA family protein: MITRSRLAAIALAAVLVVGAGCRADQEPSARSTGHPGAPLTPHGFTLVASGDVLAHTSVTERANADAGGTGYDFLPMFEGVKPLVSSADLAICHMETVYGSDGDHTGNPAFKIPPQVADGLAATGYDACSTASNHSLDDGAAGVRRTLDALDLAGVRHAGSARTAQEAYVPTLLRAGSAMVAHLAYTYGTDGFPMPQGQPWSVNLIDRDRILADARAARKAGADVVVVSLHWGTEWQEQPNTQQMTLSRELTASRTNGRPDIDLILGTHARVPQAYEKVNGTWVVYGMGDQVAGEMFNRQGLQDSRGNESTLARFTFAPPARQGDRWEVTKAEFVPQLFDIDAGRVVDINAALAQGADLAGVRDRIRDVVLSRGAAHDGLMMAQ; this comes from the coding sequence ATGATCACACGTAGTCGACTGGCCGCCATCGCTCTCGCGGCCGTACTTGTCGTGGGTGCCGGCTGCCGGGCCGACCAGGAGCCGTCGGCCCGGAGCACGGGGCACCCCGGCGCGCCCCTCACCCCCCACGGCTTCACCCTCGTCGCGTCCGGCGACGTGCTGGCGCACACCTCGGTCACCGAGCGGGCGAACGCCGACGCGGGCGGCACCGGTTACGACTTCCTGCCGATGTTCGAAGGGGTGAAACCCCTGGTCTCCAGTGCCGACCTGGCGATCTGTCACATGGAGACCGTGTACGGATCCGACGGCGACCACACCGGCAACCCGGCCTTCAAGATTCCACCGCAGGTGGCCGACGGGCTCGCCGCGACCGGGTACGACGCCTGCTCCACCGCCTCCAACCACTCCCTGGACGACGGCGCCGCGGGCGTACGGCGCACCCTGGACGCCCTCGACCTCGCCGGCGTACGGCACGCGGGATCAGCGCGCACGGCGCAGGAGGCGTATGTGCCCACCCTCCTGCGCGCGGGCAGCGCGATGGTCGCCCACCTCGCCTACACCTACGGCACGGACGGCTTCCCGATGCCCCAGGGGCAGCCCTGGAGCGTCAACCTCATCGACCGCGACCGGATCCTCGCGGACGCCCGGGCCGCCAGGAAGGCGGGCGCCGACGTGGTCGTCGTGTCCCTGCACTGGGGCACCGAATGGCAGGAACAGCCCAACACCCAGCAGATGACGCTGAGCCGGGAGCTCACCGCCTCGCGCACGAACGGGCGGCCCGACATCGACCTGATCCTCGGCACGCACGCGCGTGTCCCGCAGGCCTACGAGAAGGTCAACGGCACGTGGGTCGTCTACGGGATGGGCGACCAGGTCGCGGGGGAGATGTTCAACCGCCAAGGCCTCCAGGACTCCCGGGGCAACGAGAGCACCCTCGCCCGCTTCACCTTCGCCCCGCCCGCGCGCCAGGGAGACCGCTGGGAGGTCACGAAGGCGGAGTTCGTACCGCAGCTGTTCGACATCGACGCCGGGCGGGTCGTCGACATCAACGCGGCTCTGGCCCAGGGCGCCGACCTGGCCGGCGTACGCGACCGCATCCGTGACGTGGTGCTCAGCCGCGGCGCGGCCCACGACGGCCTGATGATGGCGCAGTAG
- a CDS encoding Fpg/Nei family DNA glycosylase yields the protein MPELPEVEALKDFLADHLVGREVVRVLPVAISVLKTYDPPVSAFEGREVTAVRRHGKFLDIEADGLHFVTHLARAGWLHWRDTLPDGPPRPGKGPLALRVALETGEGFDLTEAGTQKRLAVYVVRDPAEIPGVARLGPDPLAADFDEARFARLLAGERRQLKGALRDQSLIAGVGNAYSDEILHAARMSPFKLAASLTPEETTRLYEALRSTLTEAVERSHGLAAGRLKAEKKSGLRVHGRAGEPCPVCGDTIREVSFSDSSLQYCPTCQTGGRPLADRRLSRLLK from the coding sequence ATGCCGGAACTGCCAGAGGTCGAAGCGCTCAAGGACTTCCTGGCCGACCATCTCGTCGGCCGCGAGGTCGTGCGCGTGCTGCCCGTCGCCATCAGTGTCCTGAAGACCTACGACCCGCCCGTCTCCGCCTTCGAGGGCCGTGAGGTGACCGCCGTGCGCCGGCACGGCAAGTTCCTCGACATCGAGGCCGACGGGCTGCACTTCGTGACCCACCTGGCCCGCGCGGGCTGGCTGCACTGGAGGGACACGCTGCCCGACGGCCCGCCCCGGCCCGGCAAGGGCCCGCTCGCGCTGCGTGTCGCCCTGGAGACCGGCGAGGGCTTCGACCTCACCGAGGCCGGCACACAGAAGAGACTCGCGGTGTACGTCGTCCGGGACCCGGCGGAGATCCCCGGCGTGGCGCGCCTCGGCCCCGACCCGCTCGCCGCCGACTTCGACGAGGCACGGTTCGCCCGGCTGCTCGCGGGTGAGCGCCGCCAGCTCAAGGGCGCACTCCGGGACCAGAGCCTGATCGCCGGTGTGGGAAACGCGTACAGCGACGAGATCCTGCACGCCGCCAGGATGTCCCCCTTCAAGCTGGCCGCCTCACTGACCCCCGAGGAGACGACCCGTCTCTACGAGGCGCTGCGCTCCACGCTCACCGAGGCCGTGGAGCGCTCCCACGGTCTGGCCGCGGGGCGCCTCAAGGCGGAGAAGAAGAGCGGGCTGCGGGTGCACGGCAGAGCGGGCGAGCCCTGTCCGGTGTGCGGCGACACCATCCGCGAGGTCTCCTTCAGCGACTCCTCGCTGCAGTACTGCCCGACCTGCCAGACGGGAGGCAGGCCACTCGCGGACCGCCGGTTGTCCCGGCTGCTCAAATAG
- a CDS encoding zf-HC2 domain-containing protein has product MRSLERHRDVGAYALGVLDEAEAFRFEDHLMECPQCAAHVSEFRPATRQLMLYRHATPRSVHPFAAPGPRLMDKLLSEVATRHRAGRRRWLYAVAAAVVLAVGGPSLAMVTSHGSGSQTAAVASTDAQTGVWAKVTTADRIWGSQVEVEVKDTGGPRPCQLVAIGKDGSQQTVTSWMVPAHNGEATTLQGGAALKSDEISRFEVRTTDGKHLVTVTPH; this is encoded by the coding sequence ATGAGGTCCCTGGAACGGCATCGCGACGTCGGCGCCTACGCGCTCGGCGTGCTGGACGAGGCGGAGGCGTTCCGCTTCGAGGATCACCTCATGGAGTGCCCCCAGTGCGCGGCGCACGTGAGTGAGTTCAGGCCCGCCACGCGACAGCTGATGCTGTACCGGCATGCCACCCCACGCTCCGTGCACCCCTTCGCCGCCCCCGGGCCGCGCCTGATGGACAAACTCCTCAGTGAGGTGGCGACCCGGCACCGGGCCGGGCGCAGGCGCTGGTTGTACGCGGTGGCCGCCGCCGTGGTGCTCGCGGTGGGCGGTCCGTCGCTCGCGATGGTCACGTCGCACGGTTCCGGGTCACAGACGGCCGCGGTCGCGTCGACGGACGCGCAGACCGGCGTGTGGGCCAAGGTCACCACCGCGGACCGCATCTGGGGCAGCCAGGTCGAGGTCGAGGTCAAGGACACCGGGGGCCCGCGCCCCTGTCAGCTCGTCGCCATCGGCAAGGACGGTTCGCAGCAGACGGTGACGAGTTGGATGGTGCCCGCGCACAACGGCGAGGCGACCACCCTGCAGGGCGGCGCCGCGCTCAAGTCCGACGAGATCAGCCGGTTCGAGGTGCGTACGACGGACGGCAAGCACCTGGTGACCGTCACGCCCCACTGA